The following proteins come from a genomic window of Macadamia integrifolia cultivar HAES 741 chromosome 14, SCU_Mint_v3, whole genome shotgun sequence:
- the LOC122061374 gene encoding uncharacterized protein LOC122061374, translated as MRNRSSKQGMKGGSEMEMDEKKEGPHLSGAYIRSLVKQLSSSRTKDPSNHKPTTTVAGDCDDGFHLSEVLGETQQPNQNQQQPQPQQPKKQVRRRLHTSRPYQERLLNMAEARREIVTALKFHRASMKQANEQHPLQTLEPPPPQIQPPQPSLQHAEKMKSRRNPRVLHQLDNTTTNYSNYVAYSPPLAFPPQTHFSWPSSSSSSSSPIENYNFSLPNQTLGLNLNLHDFTYNNNPSIYSSSSSSSSSSSYSPPTAMEEAPPSSSTISAEEPPMMDDGSDCGVRKESLLHPAMDDEEMAEIRSIGEKHQMEWNDTLNLMTSAWWFKFLKTMEISPDQESKQEDGFYNPFDEIMEFPSWLNANADENCFLQQNLEYSQDPALPCMDIGEIDGMDAEWLH; from the exons ATGAGGAATCGATCCTCAAAGCAAGGGATGAAAGGAGGATCAGAAATGGAGATggatgagaagaaagaaggacCTCACCTCTCTGGTGCTTACATCCGTAGTCTTGTCAAACAACTAAGTTCCTCCAGAACCAAAGACCCTTCCAACCATAAACCCACCACCACAGTTGCTGGAGATTGTGATGATGGGTTCCATCTTAGCGAAGTTTTGGGTGAGACCcaacaaccaaatcaaaaccaacaacAACCACAACCTCAACAACCCAAGAAACAGGTGAGGAGAAGACTCCATACTAGTAGGCCTTACCAAGAAAGGCTTCTAAATATGGCTGAGGCAAGGAGAGAGATTGTGACTGCACTTAAGTTCCATAGAGCTTCCATGAAACAAGCCAATGAACAACACCCACTCCAAACATTGGAACCTCCACCACCCCAAATTCAACCTCCTCAACCTTCCTTACAACATGcagagaagatgaaatccagAAGAAACCCTAGAGTACTCCATCAATTAGacaacaccaccaccaactACTCCAATTATGTAGCCTACTCTCCACCCCTTGCCTTCCCCCCTCAGACTCATTTCTCatggccttcttcttcttcttcttcttcttcccctattGAGAACTACAATTTTTCCCTACCCAATCAAACCCTAGGCCTAAATCTCAACCTCCATGATTTTACCTACAACAACAACCCATCAATCTActcatcatcctcctcctcttcctcatcatcttcttaTTCTCCTCCAACTGCCATGGAGGAAGCTCCACCATCATCTTCCACCATATCAGCCGAAGAACCTCCAATGATGGATGATGGTAGTGACTGTGGTGTGAGGAAGGAAAGTCTTCTCCATCCGGCCATGGATGATGAGGAGATGGCAGAGATCAGATCCATTGGAGAGAAGCATCAGATGGAATGGAATGATACTTTGAATTTGATGACATCAGCTTGGTGGTTTAAgttcctcaagaccatggagatCAGCCCAGACCAGGAGAGCAAACAAGAAGATGGGTTTTACAACCCCTTTGATGAGATCATGGAGTTCCCATCTTGGTTGAATGCAAACGCAGATGAGAACTGCTTCTTGCAACAGAATTTGGAGTATTCCCAAGATCCTGCCTTGCCCTG CATGGATATTGGAGAAATTGATGGAATGGACGCCGAGTGGTTACACTAA